The Triplophysa rosa linkage group LG15, Trosa_1v2, whole genome shotgun sequence genome has a segment encoding these proteins:
- the angptl1a gene encoding angiopoietin-related protein 1a, with amino-acid sequence MRGVTWSMGIVLCLSLCLVDKSHSENELQTRRRRAPADDPKRCSYTFLVPQQKITGPICASATGPEVDKDRVTRMDITDVRDILSKQRREIETLQLVADVDGNLVNEMKLLRKESRNMNSRVTQLYMQLLHEIIRKRDNSLELVQLENRVLNVTTEMLRLASRYKELELRFAGLAATVNNQSVLIAALEERCLRGYGHQDLPAVPPLVQVVPESIPTNNNRFTNEIQRDNNNRAFPRGSRMDAPTPDPLGIPPAPQGTLTTDGPFKDCFQVRQAGHTTSGMYLLKAEGSDRLTQAWCEHKLDNGGWTVFQRRKDGSVNFFRNWENYKKGFGNIDGEHWLGLDNIYNIAKQGDYKLLVELEDWVGKKVYAEYSSFHLESESEGFRMRLGTYQGNAGDSLTSNNGKPFTTLDRDKDAFTGNCAHFHKGGWWYNACGQTNLNGVWYSGGVYRSKFQDGIFWAEYGGGFYSLRSVRMMIRPID; translated from the exons ATGAGAGGCGTAACGTGGAGCATGGGCATTGTGCTCTGCCTCTCCCTCTGTTTGGTTGACAAGAGTCACTCAGAAAATGAACTGCAAACAAGACGACGCCGGGCACCTGCAGACGATCCCAAGAGGTGTTCCTATACTTTCTTGGTCCCCCAGCAGAAGATCACAGGTCCTATCTGCGCCTCCGCCACAGGGCCTGAGGTAGACAAGGACAGGGTGACACGAATGGATATCACTGACGTGCGGGATATCTTATCCAAGCAGCGAAGAGAGATTGAAACGCTGCAACTTGTGGCAGATGTGGATGGGAACTTGGTAAACGAGATGAAGCTTTTACGCAAAGAGTCCCGCAACATGAATTCCCGGGTGACGCAACTTTACATGCAGCTGTTGCACGAGATTATCCGTAAAAGGGACAACTCCCTGGAACTGGTGCAGCTGGAGAACCGGGTTCTAAACGTCACCACGGAGATGCTCCGCCTAGCATCCCGATACAAAGAGCTGGAGCTGCGTTTCGCAGGCCTTGCCGCCACAGTCAACAACCAATCGGTGTTGATCGCCGCTCTGGAGGAACGTTGTCTTCGTGGATATGGGCATCAAGATTTGCCGGCGGTGCCGCCGTTGGTGCAAGTGGTGCCGGAGAGCATTCCGACCAACAATAACCGTTTTACCAATGAGATTCAGAGAGACAACAACAACCGGGCTTTTCCAAGAGGATCCCGCATGGATGCTCCAACGCCTGACCCACTGGGAATCCCACCAGCCCCGCAGGGCACTCTCACCACAGATG GTCCCTTCAAAGACTGTTTTCAGGTGCGACAGGCGGGGCACACCACCAGTGGCATGTATCTTTTAAAGGCCGAGGGCAGCGATAGACTGACTCAGGCTTGGTGCGAGCATAAATTAGACAATGGAGGCTGGACCGTTTTTCAGCGAAGGAAAGATGGTTCAGTGAACTTCTTCAGAAACTGGGAAAACTACAAG AAAGGATTTGGAAACATAGATGGAGAGCACTGGCTGGGCTTGGACAACATCTATAATATAGCCAAGCAAGGGGATTACAAACTGCTGGTAGAGTTGGAGGACTGGGTTGGTAAGAAGGTGTACGCAGAGTACAGCAGCTTCCACCTGGAGTCTGAGAGCGAGGGATTTAGGATGAGACTGGGCACCTACCAGGGCAATGCTGGAGACTCGCTCACAAGCAACAACGGAAAACCCTTCACTACACTCGACCGGGATAAAGACGCCTTTACAG GCAACTGCGCTCATTTCCACAAAGGTGGCTGGTGGTACAACGCATGTGGTCAAACGAATCTGAATGGCGTGTGGTACTCGGGTGGCGTCTATCGCAGCAAGTTTCAGGATGGAATCTTCTGGGCTGAGTACGGAGGCGGGTTCTACTCACTCAGATCGGTCCGTATGATGATCCGGCCAATAGACTGA